The DNA window CTGTTCCTCGGCAGCAGCGAGACCCTGTCCAGCCTTCAGAACGGGTTTCAGCCGGTCGATGCCCGGCACAAGGTCTTTGTCCGGGTCTCGTCACGGCCATCGGGCCAATTCGCCCTGTCCTCGCTGAAAACCTCGTCCCGCCATGATCGGAGACCGACCCCGCTTCAGGCCGGCGACGACGATGATCCGGAGATCCGCCCCGCAATGAGCGCAGAGCCACCCTCCCCCCGCAGCCGCGCCCCGCTCTCCGACAGGCCAGCCACAGCCTCGCCCGGCTACTGCGCCCTGCCCTGCATCATGGTCAATGACAGGCACGAGGCGATCCATCTCTTCGGCGACCTGCGGCCGTTCCTCCCGTCCCGCCCCGGCGTGGCCGGTCCAGAACTGGCCCGGATCCTGCCCGAAGCGCTGGTCGCCACGGCACGCCGCCTGCTCGATCTGGCGATGGCCAGCAACACGGCCCGGAGCTCGGATCCGGTCGAGATGCCGCTTGCCGGGACGGACGGCCTGTTGCGGCTGCATGCGGTGCCCTTGCCAGCCGCAGCGCTCGGCTCTGGCGCATTGCTGAGCTTCGAGAGGCTCGGTCAGGCATCGCAGAACAGCCCGGAAGGCGGCAAGCCAGTCGAGCTGCCGGCCGAGGCCCAGGCCCGGATCGACGGTCTCGGACGCAAACTCGACAGGACCCGGGCCGATCTCGAGGCCACGATCCAGGAACTCGAAACCTCGAATGAGGAACTGCTATCGGTCAATGAGGAGCTGCTCGCCTCGAACGACGACTTGCAGGGCGCCAACGCAGAGCTGCAATGGGTCAACGAAGAGATCAACGCGCTCAATGCCGATTATCAGGAAAAGATGGCCCTGATGAACCGGCTGAATGCCGATCTGGGCAGTATGGTCCAGTCGGCGGGCGTGGCGACGGTGTTCCTCGACGAGGCGCTGCTCATCACCCGCTTCTCGCCGGAGGCCTGTTCGGTCTTCAAGCTGCGCGACAGCGATATCGGGCAACCGCTCTGCGACATCGCCCACAAGCTGCACTATCCCGACCTGCTGGAAGACATCCGCGACACGATCCGCAGCGAAGCCGGTTTCGAGCGCGAGACCACGGCCGAGGATGGCGCGCTGTATCGGGTGCGGATCACGCCCTATGCGATACAGGCCTCGGGTCATCGCGGCGCCCTGGTGACGCTCAGGGATGTCACCGCCCATCGCGATCTCGCGCGGTTACGGGGCGTGATCGACGCAATGCCCGAACCTGTCGCGGCCCTGGATGCCGACGGCACCATCACGCTGGTCAACAAGGCCTGGAAGCGCTGCGCCCATTCAGGCGGCGATGCCGCGCCGGATCATTGCAGCCCCGGCGGGAATTACCTCGCGGCCTGCCTGATGCCGCCACAAGGTCTGCCGGTACCGTTCGACCCCGAGGATCCGGGCCTCGCCCTGCGGGCGCGTGAGGGGCTGAAATCGGTTCTCGAGGGCCGCCAGCCCAAGTTCTCGGTGGAATATCCCTGTCACGGACCGACCGAAGGGCGCCGGGTCTGCATGACGGCTACCCCGGTCCCCGGAAGCGCGGTCGGGGCGGTGATCCGGCACGTCGAAATCGACCCATGGCTCCGGAAGGGAACGGGCGCCAGCCCCGACCAGCGTGAAAAGACGCAACGTCACGGCGGCTAAGTCTTAAAAAAACCAGTCTGAATCAGCAGTCTCGCTAAAGTTGTTCAATAGATCGTTAGCTTTGTCGGAGGACAGTCCGGACGGTTAGCGTGACTTCGCCGAGGACTGTGCCGGAAATGGGACGATACAATGCGCCGGCTCCCCTGCCGGCCGCAGAAGACGACAGGACGAGTGACATCGGGAAAGCTTCCCGCCGGCCTTCCGGGCAATCGTTCGAGTTCGAGCTCCAGGCCTTCCCCCGTCAGGCGTCGGCCTGCGGCCCCGAGACCCCTGCAAACCATTCCGACCGGCTCGAGCTGATCCAGCTCGAGCTGGAAATGCAGAACCGGGAACTGGTCGAGGCGCAGGCCGTCTCGGAAAGGGAGCGGCGCAAATACCTGACCCTCTTCGAACGCCTTCCGCTGCCTGCGGTTGTTCTTGACCGGAGCGGGGTGGTGCGCGAGGCCAATGAGGCCGCGGCCGCCGTGTTCGGCTGTTCCGCGACCGAGCAGCTCTGCAACCGCTCCGTCTACCGCATGCTCGACGCGGAAGCCCGAAGCCGCGTGCATGCCTATCTGGCCGCACCGCCCTCCGTCACCGAAGAGGGCTCCGCCACCGAGATCCCGCTCCATGTCGGCAGGCCCCATGACGGGGCATATCTGTCCTATAGCGCCCACCTGGCCCGGCTTCCGGCCTGTTCCGAAGAGGACGGCCGGGTGCATATGCTTCTGGTCGACCGCCATTCCGACGACCGGCAGGAACGCGAAGGCCGCTGTCGGCAGATGCTGAGCGACTCGACCTCGACCCTGATCCATGCCTTCGACCTGACCGGCAACCTGATCTTCGCCAACCGGGCCGCCAGCGCCTATCTGGAGGGCGCCGAGACACTGAGCGTCGAGCAGCGCCGCGCCTTCGACGGGCTGCTGGGCTCGCGCGCGCTCGATATCGAGGTGCTGATCGCGGGAAAGCCGATCAGCAATCAGGGCAGCTATGCCGCCGCCCCCGAGGACCGGCGCAGCTTCCTGATCCAGAAATTCCCGCTTCGCGACGATAGCGGCAAGATCTTCGCCGTCGGCGGGACCTCGACCGATGTCAGCACGCTGATGGCCGGCCAGTCCGATCTCTATGCTGCCTTCAGCCTCGCCAAGGACCTCGCCAATCGCGACTCCCTGACCGGACTCGCCAACCGTCCGGGCTTCGTGGAAAGGCTGCGCGGCGCGCTGGCGGGGCTCGACCCGGCGGGCAAGGGGCTGGCGCTGGGATTTCTCGACATCGACGCCTTCAAGGACATCAATGACGGCATGGGCCACGAGATCGGCGACGCGATCCTGTCGGCCTTCGCCCGGCGGCTGGAAGACACCATGGGCGAGCGGGCCTGCCTCGGCCGGTTCGGCGGCGACGAATTCCTGTTCTTCATCGCCGACAGCACCCCCGAAGAGGCCGAACGTCTGCTGCAAAGGACGCTCGGCGATATCCGCTCGCCCTATGAGGTGGCGGGAACCAAGGTGCTGCTGACCTGCAGCGCCGGGCTCAGCCACGCCCCGCGCGATGCCACCCGCGCCGAGGACCTGCTGCGCGCCGCCGACATGGCGCTTTATTCCGCCAAGTCGAACGGCCGCGACCGGATCTCGCATTTCAGGGAAAGCCTGCGCTTCACCAGCGAGCGGCGGTTGCAGGTGTTCAGCGCCTTGCGCAAGGCGCTTTGCGAGGACAGCTTCCGGCTGGTCTTCCAGCCCAAATTCGACATTTCCGACCGGCGCAGGATCGTCGGCGCCGAGGCGCTGCTGCGCTGGCGCGACCCGCAGCTTGGCGAGGTCTCTCCGGCCGAATTCGTCCCTCTGGCCGAGGCCAACGGCCTTCACAACGCACTCGACCTGCGGGTGCTCAAGCTGTTCGCCCGGCAGCAGGGCGAATGGGTACGGCGCGGGCTGCGGCTGCCGGTCTCGGTGAACCTCTCGGCCCGTTCGCTGCAAAGCACCGAGCTGGTGCCCTCGGTCCTGGCACTGCTCGACTATCACGACATTCCGCCCGAATTGCTGCTGCTCGAGATCACCGAGACCGGCCTGATGACCTGTGCCAGCGAGGCGCCCCGGAACCTGGCCAGGCTGGCCGATGCCGGGGTGCGGATCTCGATCGACGATTTCGGGACCGGCTATTCCTCGCTTGCCTATCTGCAAAAGCTGCGCCCGAGCGAACTGAAGATCGACCGCAGCTTCATCGCTCAGCTCGATGCCCGGGACGAGGCCTCCGAGCGTATCGTCCGGGCGATGCTGGCGCTCGCCGAGAGCCTGCAGCTCTCGACCGTGGCGGAAGGGATCGAGACCGAGGACCAACTGGCCTGGCTGGTCGAAAACGGCTGCGAATTCGGTCAGGGCTTTCTGGTCAGCCCGGGGCTTGAGATCCCGGCCTTCGAAGCCCTTCTGTCCGAATAGGACCGCCCTGCCCGGGCGATCGTTCGGGGCAGAGCCGGAAAAGCCAGGGGGCGGCGCATCGCACCGCCCCGCATCGCAAGATCTGTCACGTCATGGCTGGCTGGGGGTCCGCGTCGCTGGCTCGGCATGTGGCTGGCGGCGAACGGACCTGGCTGGCGCGGACCGATCAGGCGTTTTCTTGTTCGAAGTGACCGCACCAGTCGTCGGTTTTCACCACCGGCCACAGGCCGCGGGCATCGGCTTCGGGCTGCGTGATCGGCGGATTGTACCGGCACAGACCGGCGGCCTCGGCGGTCTTGCCGCTGTTGAGGGCATGATCCTGGAAGAAGGTGCAGCTGCTGCAAGCTTGGGCGGACATCCAATGTCTCCTTTTGGTTCAGAGGCGTCGCCCAGCCGCGGCGCCCTGAATGCCATATAAGCATCCGACCCGGAGATTGCAAGATTTTATCTTTATAAATCAAATGGTTGATAGATATTGTCAGGCATCGATCCATGACTTTTTCAGTCGGAATTCGATCTGCCGCAGCCTCTGTCCCTTTGTCATCGACCGGCCAGGGCCTGCGGCAGGCCGCCCATCCCCGCGCGGGGCGGAGGCAAGCCCCTTCCCCTCGCAGCTATAACCTGATAAAAAGAGTCGGGTACATGGGAGCCATCCCGGCCCCAGCGCAGATATCGCCACGCGTCAAGACAGGCCCCAGCTCTTTGCCCGGCCCCCTGTCCGCTCTCCGGAGGACATGGATGACAGTGCAAAGCGTGACAGCCTCCGGGCAAAGGGCCCCCGACCCGTTCTTCGCCCGCATCTCGGACGACCCGCTCGCGGGCGCCTTCCCGGGCGGGATGCGGGCGCATGCCCATGGCCAGGCCAGCGCGGTGCCGGCCGAGGACATGCACGCGCTCTGGGACCGGCTTTGCGCCACACCGCGCCATGGCCCCACGGTGGCTTATGTGCATGTGCCCTTCTGCGAGAACCACTGCCTGTTCTGCGGCTTCTACCAGAATCCGTGGCGGCGCGAGGCAGGCGCCCCCTATGTCGAGGCGGTGCTGGCGCAAATGCGCGCCGGGGCGGCAACGGCGGCGCAGCAGGGTCACCCGATCCGCGCCCTCTATCTCGGCGGCGGTACCCCCTCTGCCCTGTCCGCCCGCGATCTCGCCCGGCTGGTCGGCAGTCTTCGCGAGACCCTGCCGCTGAGCCCGGATTGCGAGATCACGCTGGAGGGACGGATCGTCAGTTTCGGGCTCGAGAAGGCACGGGCGGCCTTCGACGCCGGCGTCAACCGCATCTCGCTCGGCGTGCAGAGCTTTGACGACCGCGTGCGCCGCCGTCTCGGCCGCAAATCCACCCGAAGCGAGACGCTGCGCTTTCTCGAAGGCCTCGTCGCGGCCGATTGCGGAGCAGTGGTGATCGACCTGATCTACGGCCTGCCGGGCCAGGACCGCGCCACCTTCCGCGACGATCTGCGGATGGCCACCGCGCTGGGGATCGACGGGCTCGATCTCTATGCGCTGAAGACGATCCCCGGCACGCCGCTCCTGCTGGCTCAGGAGAAGGGCAAGCTGCTTCCGGCCGCGCCCCACAGCCTTGGCCATTATTACGCCGATGGTTGCGAGGAGATGGAGCGGGCCGGATGGGACGCGATCTCGACCACCCATTGGCGGCGCGGCCTGCGCGAACGCAACCTCTACAATGCCGATATCAAGTCCGGCGCCGCCTGCCTTGCCTTCGGCGCGGGCGCGGGCGGCAATATGCACGGCCATGGCTACCGGCTGCAGCCCGATCTCGACGCCTATGCCGAGGCCACCCGGCAGGGCGGCCGGGCGCCGCTGGCGGGGCTGATGCGCCCCTCGGCCCTGGCACCGGTGCATAACGCGATAAAGGCGGGGATGGAGCGCGGGCGGCTCGACCCCGCCCCCGTCGAGCGGGCGCTTGCGGAATGCGGCCTCGCGCTCCGCTTCGAGGATCTGGCCGCGCCGCTTCTGACGCAGTGGCAGGAAGCGGGGTTGATGACGGCCGGGACCGGAGCCCTGCCTCTGACGCTTGCCGGGCGGTTCTGGCAGGTGGCGATGACCGCGAGGCTCATCGCCTGGACCGATCGCTCCGTCCGTGAGGCCACCCGTGAGGCATGCAGCCCAGAGGAGACGACAGCATGACCCCGCGCGCATCCGTCCGTCTTTCCCGCAACAGGACGATCCGAACCGCAGGACCGCTTTCGGGACGCCATCTCTTCGTGTTCGGCGCGGGCTTCTGCGCAGGCCTCGCGGCGCTTCGCGCCCGCGACGCGGGCGCCCGGGTCTCGGCCACTACCCGCGACCCGCTGCGCGCGGCCGAACTGGCCGAGCAAGGCATCGGGATGCATCTTTTCGACACCGCCGCCAGCGAGCGTCGGGCCGGTCTGGCCGACATGCTGGAGGGCGTCACCGATCTGCTGATCTCGGTCCCGCCCGGCGCCGGGGGCTGTCCGGTCCGCGCCGCGCTCGTCTCCGCCGGGGCGCTGCGTTCCGGACCGGGATGGATCGGCTATCTGTCCTCGACCGGGGTTTACGGCGATTGCGGCGGCGCCTGGATCGACGAGACCCGCGCCCCGGCGCCGCGAACCGCCGATGCCCGCGCCCGGCTGATCGCCGAAGGCGACTGGGCCGCACTGGCTGCCGATGGCGGCGCCGCGCTCGACATCCTGCGCCTGTCCGGCCTTTACGGTCCCGGGCGCCGCAACGCACTGGACCGGATGCGAAGCCCCGGCATCCGGGCCGTGCTGCGCCACGGGCAGGTGTTCAACCGCATCCATGTCGAAGATGCGGCAGGCGCGATCCTGGCCGCCATGTCCGCCCCCGCGGGCCAGCGTCTCGTGAACGTCGCCGACGACCTGCCCGCCCCCGCTCATGCGCTTCTGGATCATGCCGCGCGGCTTCTGGGCCGCCCGCCCGCGCCGCGCGTGCCGCTCGGGGAGGCCGGGCTGCCGCCCGTCGCGGCGGCGTTCTGGGCCGAGAACCGGCGCATCCGCAACGACCGGCTGAAGGCCCTGCCCGGGTTCGCGCTGCGCTATCCCACCTATCGCGAGGGACTTGCCGCAATTCTCGCCGAAGAGCGCGCAGGTATCGCCACAACCGCCGCAGAATAGCCGCAGCACCTCTCACCCCCCAGGCTCTGCCCGCCGGAGCACCCGCAAGAAGGAGACATGACATGATGCCCCCCGCAATGCCGAAAACCCCGCGAGGCCGCCCATGAGCCGCGCCGAACACAGCTTCCGCACCGGCGCCACCCCGGTGCATGACGCCCGGGTCCTGACCGATGGTGAGATCACCACCCGGATCCTGCTGGACGGCGTCGCCTACACCCTGCGCATCACCCGCGCGGGCAAGCTGATCCTGACGAAATGACCCCGGATCGCGGTTCACGGGGGGCCGCCCCCGTCGCCACGCTCGACGAGCTGCCGCCGCTCGAGCGGGCCGCGATCCGTTGCCTGCGCGGCTGGTCCGACGGCCCCGCGACCCGGGCTCGCATGCGTCGCAATTTCGGACAGATCCTCGGCCCGCGCGCCGAAGCGCAGGAAGAGCTGCTCGACGCCGTGACAGAGCTTGTCCGGGGTGCCGGGCGGCGCCCGATGGCCGGCCACCGCCCCGCCCATCGCGAGGTCGGCGGCGATGAGAACGCCTTCGCCCAGATGGTGGCGGCCGCCCTTGTCGGCGAGCGCGAGGATGCCTTCCTCTTCGCGCTGGCCCTGATGGAGCCGCAGGCCGCCGCGCAGGCGGTCGCGGTCGCGCAAGAGCTTGGAATGGCGCTGCTGGGGTTGGTGCGGGCGCATCCGGCCAATGATGGCCCCGCCAGTCACGGCCAGCTGCTGCACTGATACGGGGGCCGGGCCCTTGCCGGGGCCCGGCCGTCCTGACCGTCTCGGAGGAAATTGCCCCCCTGCCGACCCCGATGTGCCGCAGGGCGCGCGCGATGGCCTGCCCGCCGCGGCACGTCGACAGGGGGGATGCGTCAGGAAACCGCCGGTCCCCGATCGCATTGCGCCCTGGCCGGTTGTCCCTGCCCCGAAGGCAGGGCACCGGTCAGGGCCGCCAGGTCGGACATCGCCACGAGAAAGGTCTCGGAGGCATTGCCCTCGCAGATCAGCATCGCCGCGGTATGGGCCCGGCTGCGTCGGCCGCGGCGCAAGGCCACCAGCACCTCCATGAACTGGCGCTCATGCGGGCTGAGGATCCGGGCACAGCCCGGGCAGTCCGGGTTCGAGAAACGGAACCCCGAGCCCCGCGCGGCACGCATCTGCTGCACCGCCGCCAGCACCGCCACCGCGATCTCGGAGGCCCGCGCCCGGGCCATCCCCGGCGGGAACATCGCCTCGGCCTTGGCGAAGGCGTTGATCCAGGCCTGGCTGTTCGGAAAGGCGAAACTCTGGAAATAGTGACGCGCAACGGTCAGAACGCCCTGCTCGGACGGATCGTAGCCCGCCTCGGCCAGCGGCCGGTCCTGTGGCCCGAGACGGCGCTCGCAGCCGGAGCCCCTCATGCAATGCGCTCCAGCCGGCCGGCAGCCTTGCCGGAAGGTCCCGGATGGCGCGGCCCCCATGCCCCGGCAAAGGCCGGTTTCCATGCATGGCGACGGCCGGCGCGGAAACCGGCAGAGCCTTCGGACGACATCATGGGCAGATCCTCCAGTTTCGTTTCCGGGGAGGCGGCAGGCAGGCCGACCGCAACGGCCAGCAGCCCGCAGGCCTCCCCGAAAGCCTGATGTTCCGGTCTCGGCTGGGCGCAAACCGCCGCTGGCGTGAGCTTGTGCCTAATCTGACAAAATCAGTCGGATAAGGCAAGCCCCCTTCCCCGCCCTGCTGAGAACGACCGGCAGGCCCTTGCCTTCCACCCGTCTCTGCCCCTTCGAGATAGGGATGATTTTCCGTTTTCGAAGATCTTGACGGCGCGGCCGGGTCTTCCTTTATGAGCATCGGAAACGCCCGTTCGGGGTTTTCGGGAACACGCGACAGGTCCGGCTCGACGAGCGGACCGCCGGGGTTTGTCCGCAAGGAAAGCCGCCGGGGTCGTCAGGACATCAACCGCCGCCGCACGGCGGGACCTGAAGCATGTTCGCCCCCAGGGGCGTCTCCGCCGGTGCGCATCAGCGCCCCGGTATTGCGATCGACGCAAGCAAGGAGACGTGTCATGCTCTATCCGTCCACATTCGCTGCGGACCCGTTCGCGCTGATGCGCCAGATGGGCCGCGACCTCGACCGGACCCTCGGCGCAAGGCTCGGCGCTCGGACAGCCGCCTTTCCGGCGGTCAATGTCTGGCAGAATGACGAGGCCGTGGCGATCACCGCCGAGCTGCCGGGCATCGCCCCGTCGGATATCGACATCACGATCAAGGACAATGTCCTGACGCTGTCGGGCGAGCGCCGCGCGCCGGAGTTCGGCGACAGCGCCATCTGGCACCGGCGCGACCGCACCTATGGGCGTTTCAGCCGCGCGATCCGCCTGCCCTTCCCCGCCCGCGACGACCAGGTCGAGGCGCGCTTCGTCAATGGCGTGCTGCGCGTGGTCGTGGCGCGTCCCGAGGAAGACAAGCCGCGCCGGATCGAGATCAAGGCCTTGTGAGAGGAGGACGCCAGATGACCACCGACATGACTGCACCCGACAAAAGCCCCGCCGACGCGCCGGAAACCGCCCGTGGCGGCCGCATCTACCGCCCGCTGGCCGATATCGTCGAATGCGACGACACCGTGACGCTGCTGCTGGAGATGCCCGGCGTCGCCGCGTCCGATGTCGAGATCGCGCTGGAAAACCGGGTGTTGACGATCAGCGGCCGCGCCGAAACCGCCCGGCCCGAACGGCTGCAACTGGTTCATGCCGAATATGGCGAGGGCGATTACGAACGCGCCTTCACCCTGTCGCAGGATGTCGACCCCGACCGGATCGCGGCCGAGATGAAGGACGGGCTGCTGCGCGTGACCCTGCCACGCGCCGAAGCCGCGCAACCGAAGAAGATCGCCGTCAGGTCCGCCTGAGCGGATCGCGCATGGAAAGGAGGACGTATCATGCAGATCAGGGATCTCATCCCCTGGGCGCGGAAGGAGCACAACCCCGAGCCCAAAACCGTAAACGGAAACGGAACTGGCGAGGACAACCCGATCGCGGCATTGCAACGCGACATGAACCGCGTCTTCGAGGGGTTCTGGAACCGCCTCGGCGCGCGCGACTGGCCGCTGGGAGGCGATGCGAAATCAGATGTCGTCGAGACCGCCGATGCCATCGAGGTGTCGATCGAGCTGCCCGGCATGGAGATGAAGGACATAGAGGTCTCCGTCACCGACGACACCCTGACCGTCAAGGGCGAGAAGAGGGTCGAGCGCCAGGAAGAGAAGACCGGCTATTACCTGTCCGAACGCAGCTATGGCGCGATCTATCGCAGCCTGCCGCTGCCGCCCGGCGTCGATGGCAGCAAGGCCGAGGCCTCGTTCCGGAACGGGGTGCTGACGATCCGCCTGCCGCAGACGGCCCAGGCGCAGTCGCGAGTCAGGAAGATCGAGGTGCAGGGCGCCTGAGCCCTGCCCGAAAGACGAACCGGCCGCCATCCCGGCGGCCGGACCCTGTCGCCTTCTCCACCGGCGGCACCGCGCGGTTCACCCCGTCGTCACGCAAAGGTTCCGTGCGGCCGCCGCCCGATCCGAACCGGGATCGAAGCGGCCTTCCTCCTTGTCATGTCCTGGGGGCTGCTGCGAGGCGCGCGACCGGGGCGCTTTCCAGCTAAGTTCGGAGAGGAGGGTCTCCACCGGCACGATCGCACCGGAATGCGGGCGCGCGCCGTCAGGCGGTGTGACGCGGCCTGCCAGGGCTGCACCCGGTGCCGTTTTTCGCTGCAGTCGGGGCGGCCGGCATCCTCTGTACCCGAGGTTCCATCCTCTGCCCCAGAAACAGCAGAAAGGCGGCCGAAGGCGCGGCCGCAGAGAGCCGCCGACGACCTGCCGGGCCCGCGGAAGACGCATCCCCCGCTGCTCCCCGACAGGCCGCCGGACGACGGCAGGGACGGCCTAGAGCGGCCGCGCCTGTTCATAGCCGCGCGCAGAGACGCCGCGCGGCGTTGTCAGCAGGTGATCGGGCGTCAGGCGCAGCGTGTCCATCGCGATCATCCGTTCCTCGTCGGTGGGCACGACCAGCGTCGCCACCGACGCGTCGGGGGCGCTGATATTCGGATACCCGTCGCGCGCCACCTCATTCGAGGCCTCGTCGATCCGAACCCCGAGGAA is part of the Rhodovulum sp. MB263 genome and encodes:
- a CDS encoding CheR family methyltransferase, which codes for MDIEADPRPRLSGFPPEDVAAVIGIGAPADGSSALESFFATCPAGSGAAFVVIQDLAPGQESRLAERLARYSPMPVEMMKTDTRIAPDHVYLLPPGKLVRIEKGLLRLAPRGDGPALPIDIFFTSLAGECGARACGIVLSGTGPDGSRGAIAINAAGGLVLSQDSGEAGGNAMPAGLRRAGIVDAGLPATELARRALDRRQWPPQIPLGPEPAAREQPFPEESEAILQALEDATGTDFRLYKSSTVLRRIGRRMQVLGQPDLKSYAALLQSLPGEVTALNRELLISVTRFFRDEEAFRVIGDRVIPGIVETLPPGQTARVWVAGCATGEEAYSLAMLLHEAFDKAGRQPRIKVFATDINPDSLQVASAGSYPASAGAEISPERMERYFRTDGDRLQVRHALRRSLVFARHDLLSDPPFSRMDLVSCRNTLIYFRPAAQKDALLRLQYAIRKSGHLFLGSSETLSSLQNGFQPVDARHKVFVRVSSRPSGQFALSSLKTSSRHDRRPTPLQAGDDDDPEIRPAMSAEPPSPRSRAPLSDRPATASPGYCALPCIMVNDRHEAIHLFGDLRPFLPSRPGVAGPELARILPEALVATARRLLDLAMASNTARSSDPVEMPLAGTDGLLRLHAVPLPAAALGSGALLSFERLGQASQNSPEGGKPVELPAEAQARIDGLGRKLDRTRADLEATIQELETSNEELLSVNEELLASNDDLQGANAELQWVNEEINALNADYQEKMALMNRLNADLGSMVQSAGVATVFLDEALLITRFSPEACSVFKLRDSDIGQPLCDIAHKLHYPDLLEDIRDTIRSEAGFERETTAEDGALYRVRITPYAIQASGHRGALVTLRDVTAHRDLARLRGVIDAMPEPVAALDADGTITLVNKAWKRCAHSGGDAAPDHCSPGGNYLAACLMPPQGLPVPFDPEDPGLALRAREGLKSVLEGRQPKFSVEYPCHGPTEGRRVCMTATPVPGSAVGAVIRHVEIDPWLRKGTGASPDQREKTQRHGG
- a CDS encoding bifunctional diguanylate cyclase/phosphodiesterase; the encoded protein is MQNRELVEAQAVSERERRKYLTLFERLPLPAVVLDRSGVVREANEAAAAVFGCSATEQLCNRSVYRMLDAEARSRVHAYLAAPPSVTEEGSATEIPLHVGRPHDGAYLSYSAHLARLPACSEEDGRVHMLLVDRHSDDRQEREGRCRQMLSDSTSTLIHAFDLTGNLIFANRAASAYLEGAETLSVEQRRAFDGLLGSRALDIEVLIAGKPISNQGSYAAAPEDRRSFLIQKFPLRDDSGKIFAVGGTSTDVSTLMAGQSDLYAAFSLAKDLANRDSLTGLANRPGFVERLRGALAGLDPAGKGLALGFLDIDAFKDINDGMGHEIGDAILSAFARRLEDTMGERACLGRFGGDEFLFFIADSTPEEAERLLQRTLGDIRSPYEVAGTKVLLTCSAGLSHAPRDATRAEDLLRAADMALYSAKSNGRDRISHFRESLRFTSERRLQVFSALRKALCEDSFRLVFQPKFDISDRRRIVGAEALLRWRDPQLGEVSPAEFVPLAEANGLHNALDLRVLKLFARQQGEWVRRGLRLPVSVNLSARSLQSTELVPSVLALLDYHDIPPELLLLEITETGLMTCASEAPRNLARLADAGVRISIDDFGTGYSSLAYLQKLRPSELKIDRSFIAQLDARDEASERIVRAMLALAESLQLSTVAEGIETEDQLAWLVENGCEFGQGFLVSPGLEIPAFEALLSE
- the hutW gene encoding heme anaerobic degradation radical SAM methyltransferase ChuW/HutW, which encodes MTVQSVTASGQRAPDPFFARISDDPLAGAFPGGMRAHAHGQASAVPAEDMHALWDRLCATPRHGPTVAYVHVPFCENHCLFCGFYQNPWRREAGAPYVEAVLAQMRAGAATAAQQGHPIRALYLGGGTPSALSARDLARLVGSLRETLPLSPDCEITLEGRIVSFGLEKARAAFDAGVNRISLGVQSFDDRVRRRLGRKSTRSETLRFLEGLVAADCGAVVIDLIYGLPGQDRATFRDDLRMATALGIDGLDLYALKTIPGTPLLLAQEKGKLLPAAPHSLGHYYADGCEEMERAGWDAISTTHWRRGLRERNLYNADIKSGAACLAFGAGAGGNMHGHGYRLQPDLDAYAEATRQGGRAPLAGLMRPSALAPVHNAIKAGMERGRLDPAPVERALAECGLALRFEDLAAPLLTQWQEAGLMTAGTGALPLTLAGRFWQVAMTARLIAWTDRSVREATREACSPEETTA
- a CDS encoding NAD-dependent epimerase/dehydratase family protein, which gives rise to MTPRASVRLSRNRTIRTAGPLSGRHLFVFGAGFCAGLAALRARDAGARVSATTRDPLRAAELAEQGIGMHLFDTAASERRAGLADMLEGVTDLLISVPPGAGGCPVRAALVSAGALRSGPGWIGYLSSTGVYGDCGGAWIDETRAPAPRTADARARLIAEGDWAALAADGGAALDILRLSGLYGPGRRNALDRMRSPGIRAVLRHGQVFNRIHVEDAAGAILAAMSAPAGQRLVNVADDLPAPAHALLDHAARLLGRPPAPRVPLGEAGLPPVAAAFWAENRRIRNDRLKALPGFALRYPTYREGLAAILAEERAGIATTAAE
- the hemP gene encoding hemin uptake protein HemP, producing MSRAEHSFRTGATPVHDARVLTDGEITTRILLDGVAYTLRITRAGKLILTK
- a CDS encoding Hsp20/alpha crystallin family protein; its protein translation is MLYPSTFAADPFALMRQMGRDLDRTLGARLGARTAAFPAVNVWQNDEAVAITAELPGIAPSDIDITIKDNVLTLSGERRAPEFGDSAIWHRRDRTYGRFSRAIRLPFPARDDQVEARFVNGVLRVVVARPEEDKPRRIEIKAL
- a CDS encoding Hsp20/alpha crystallin family protein; translation: MTTDMTAPDKSPADAPETARGGRIYRPLADIVECDDTVTLLLEMPGVAASDVEIALENRVLTISGRAETARPERLQLVHAEYGEGDYERAFTLSQDVDPDRIAAEMKDGLLRVTLPRAEAAQPKKIAVRSA
- a CDS encoding Hsp20/alpha crystallin family protein, which produces MQIRDLIPWARKEHNPEPKTVNGNGTGEDNPIAALQRDMNRVFEGFWNRLGARDWPLGGDAKSDVVETADAIEVSIELPGMEMKDIEVSVTDDTLTVKGEKRVERQEEKTGYYLSERSYGAIYRSLPLPPGVDGSKAEASFRNGVLTIRLPQTAQAQSRVRKIEVQGA